The genomic window CACCGCCTCGATCGTCGTGCAGGACTTCGACGGCGCGATGTTCATCGTCGACGCGCTCGGGCTGTCACCGCCGTCGCCCCTCGGGTCGCATCAGGAGATGCGCGGCCTGCTGCCGGGCACGACCGAGCTCATCGTCGCCGACCCGGACCGCGGATCGATCGTCGACCTCGAGACGGGCGAGTCCCGCGAGAACGTGCTGCCGAGCGCCGAACTCCCCGAGAACGCGTACCCCGGCCGGGTGACCCAGCTCACGGCCGACGGCACCCACCTGCTCGGCGTGCTGCTCGCCGTCACGGCGGCCGACGGCACCGTGCAGGCGCAGTCGCTGCTGTCGCTGGTCTCGACCAGCGGCACGGCACTGCGGTACACCCCCGCCGACGGCAGCCGGATGCTGGGCTACTGCGCCTCGCCGAACGGCAGGCTCGCGGCGGTGGAGACCGCGCCGATCGACGCGGCATCCGACGGCTACCCGAACGCACCGGCCTCGCGAGACCGGCTGACGACGATCATCGACGTCGCGACCGGCGCCACCGTCCGGGTGCAGACCGGCGGCGCGTCCGACTGGTGCGGCGCGGGCTGACCGCCGCGGGCGATCAGTCGCGCGGCTCGCCCGGCGCCGGCGGCGGGCCGGGCAGCGCCCGCACCCGCTCGGCCTCGGCGTAGGCGCGGTCGAGCGACTCCAGCAGCACCGGCGTGGCGGCGAGTACGTTGTGCTCGCCGAGCTCGCGCAGGTCGTGGTTGCGGAGCAGGGCATCGCGCAGTCGCTCGGGCACGCCGGCGAGCACCACGGCGATGTCGCGCTCGCGGAGCGCCCCGACCTGTTCGTCGAGCCCGCGCATGAAGGTCGCCGAGGGCACGCCGACCCAGCCCCGCAGCACGAACACGATCGCTGCGTCGTGCGCCTCGGACGCGTCGGGCCACTGGTCGGCGAGCCGGTTCACCTCGGAGAACAGGCCGGCGCCGGTGTAGGCGAGCACCGTCGTGCGCCCCGACTCGAGCACGGTCGGCGCGTCGCGCAGGTCCCAACTGCCGTCGTCGCGGCGCGCGAACTCGATGATGCGCCCCGTGCTCGAGACCGCGACCGCGGTGACCAGGATCGACAGCCCCGCCCCGAGGAAGATCGCGTACTGCAGGGGCATCGCCGTGGTCGCCGCGAAGGTGATCACCATCACCGCGGCCGACAGCCACGAGGTACGGGCGACGACCCGGATGTCGCGGATGCGTCCGACGATGAGCTCGCCGCCGATGACGAACAGCAGGCCGCCGATCACGGCCATCGGGATCTCGCCGACCCACGGACCCACGATCAGCACGATGACCGCCAACCAGACGCCCGCGAACACGCCCGCCCACCGGGACTGCGCGCCCGCGCTCTGCGCGACGCCCGTGCGCGAGAGCGACCCACCCGTCGGCAGCGCCCCGAACAGGCCGCCCGCCACGTTGGCGAGCCCCTGCGCCGTGAAGTCCTTCGACGCATCGGGCCGGCTGCCGTCGGGGTTGCGCACGGTGGACCCGATGCCGGCGGCCTGGGCGAGCGCGACGAGGGCGATCGCGACGGCACCGCCGGCGAGCGCCGGGATCGCGCTCGGGTCGGGCAGTGTGAACGGCGGCAGCGATCTCGGCACCGCGGCGATGTCCGAGACCCGTTCGACGTCGATGCGGAGCACCGCCGCGCCCACGGTCACGAGCAGCAGCGCGATCAGCGTCGCGAGTGCGCGCGTCCACCTCACGGCGTGGAACACCAGCCACACCGCGATCGTGATCGCCGTGACGAGCACGGCCGTCCAGTCCCATTCGGCGAGGTGGGCGATCGCCTCGATGATCTTCCCGAGCGTGTTCGCGTGCTCGGGCGCGTACCCCGTCGCGTCCTTCACGACGCCGGCGATGATCTGCAGCGCGATGCCGACGGTGAATCCGGTCATCACCGCCGTCGAGACGAATGCCATCACCGACCCGAGTCGCAGCAGCCCAAGGACGAGCATCACCACGCCGACGAGGACCGTGAGCGTCGCGACCGCTCCGAGATCGCCCGGGTCGAGGCCCGCCGCCGCGAGCACGCTCTGCGACGACAGCGCGATGGCGCTCGTGAGCGTCGTCACCATGAGCACGGTTCGGGCGAACAGCGAGCCCACGATCGTGGGAACGACACCCGACCAGAGGCCGAGCGGGGCGGCGAAGCCGCCGATGCTCGCGTACGCCATGCCCTCCGGGATGGAGAAGAGGCCGGTCATGAACCCGGCGACGGCGTCACGGCCCGTCGGACGCCCCCACCTTGAGCGTGCCGGCCGCCCTCGAGGTCCCCCACCTCCGGTCACGGGTCAACCCAACCACATCGGCGGCGCGATCGGCGGGCGCGGTCGCGGGTCGGATCGCTTGTCGGTAACGTGCGGCCCATGGCCATCACCTTCGAGAACGTCGGGATCGCCGTTCGCGACCTCGACGCGACCATCGCCTTCTTCACCGACCTCGGCCTCGAGGTCGTCGGCCGCGACACCGTCAGCGGTGATTGGGCGGAGACCGCCGTCGGCCTCGACGGCAACCACGCCCGCATCGCGATGCTGCAGACGCCTGCCGGCGGCGGGCGCCTCGAACTGTTCGAGTACCTGCATCCCGAGGCGATCGAGACCGAGCCGACCCTGCCGAACGAGATCGGCATGCACCGTGTCGCCTTCTCGGTCGACGACCTCGACGCGGCGCTCGCGATCGCCGCGAAGCACGGATGCCACCCGCTGCGCGGCGTCGCCAACTATCAGGACGTGTACCTGCTCACGTACGTCCGCGGGCCCAGCGGCATCCTCGTGATGCTCGCCCAGGACCTGACGAAGGGTGCGCAGGCGAGCGCCGACCCGGCGTAGTCGGCGGCCGGGCGTACGGGCATCCGGTCGGTCAGGAATCGAGAAGCGGCACGGATGCCCCTCCGCGTAGCGTGAACACCATCACAGCGCACCAGCGAGCGAAAGGGGGCCGTCATGGCCGGCAAGACCAGCGAGGGCGTCGGCTTCTCCGCCGAGGAGAAGCAGGCGATGAAGCAGCGCGCCGAGGAACTGCGGGCGACCAAGGGCGTCAAGGGCGCCGCGAAGCTCGCGAAGGAGCTCGAAGCGTGCGTCGAGGCGATCGAGCAGCTGTCGGGCATCGACAGCGAGGTCGCCACCCGGGTGCACACGATCGTGTCGGAGGAGGCGCCCGACCTGAACCCCAAGACGTTCTACGGGTTCCCGGCCTACGCGAACGGCGACGGCAAGGTCGTCGTGTTCGTGCAGCCGAAGTCGAAGTTCGACACCCGGTACCCGACCGTGAACTTCGACGAGCCGGCGAAGCTCGACGACGGCGACATGTGGGCGACCTCGTTCGCGGTGATCGCGATCACTCCCGCCGTCGAGCAGCGCCTGCGCGACCTGGTCAAGCAGGCCGTGTCCTGATCGTCCGGATGCCCCCGCGAGGAGCGCTTGCCGGCCTCATGCTGGACAGCGCCCGCGCGGGGGCGTAAGCTCGCGGAGCCCGCAGCAGGGGGCATCCGATCAGCAGCCAGTGGAAGGAGCGTCCGATGAACACCGTCATTGTCGTGCGCCTCGCCGACCATCCTTCCTTCGAGGTCGCCGCCCGCTGATTCCGCGGTGGCCTCCTGATCCGGAGCAACCACCGTGAACTTCCTCTCGTCACTCGACGAATCGATCGACGATCCGATCGACCGTGCACACCGCACCTCAGCAGGGCTCTTCAACCCCGCACCGCTCGCCTTCGACGAGGTCGAACCGGGCGACGACCAACGCTGGTCGACGTGGCCGGCGACCATCCCCTCCGAACGCGGCCCCGATCCGCGGCCCGATTGGGTCGTGACGAGCGCCGGCGCGATCGACACCGAACTCGGCGTCGTGAAGAGCGGCAAGGAGGCCGACGTCCACCTCATCGAGCGCGCGGTGCCGGGCTCGCCCGCGTCGGGCCGGGGCGCGGTCGGGCAGCGCGTGCTGCTCGCCGCGAAGCGGTACCGCGGCAGCGAGCACAGCGACTTCCACCGCGCGGCGATCTACACCGAGGGCCGCGGCACCCGCCGCAGCCGCGACGCCCGAGCCGTCAAGACGGGCACGACGTTCGGCCGCCAGGTCGCGCGCGTGCAGTGGGCGAACGCCGAGTTCGCCGCGCTGTCGCGGCTCACCGAGCTCGGGGCATCCGTGCCGTACCCGGTGCAGGTGCACGAGACCGAGGTGCTGATGGAGTTCGTCGGCGACGGCCGCACCGCGGCGCCCCGACTCGCGCAGGTGCGGGCGGATGCCGCGGAACTCCACGACCTGTTCCAGCAGCTCGTCGGCTTCCTGCGCATCCTCGCGCGCGCCGGGCTGGTGCACGGCGACCTGTCGCCGTACAACGTCCTCGTGCACGAGGGGCGCGTCGTCGTCATCGACCTGCCGCAGGTCATCGACCTCGTCGCGAACCCGAGCGGGTTCGACCTGCTGCACCGCGACTGCGTGAACCTCTGCACCTGGTTCACCCGGCAACGGCTCGAATGCGACCCCGAGGAGCTGTTCGGCGAGCTGATGGCCGAGACGTGGTCGTAGGTCGGAGCGAGTGCCGCCTGCGGGTGCGCTGCGTCTGCCGGAGCGCTCGCCGTCAGCGGGTGCGGCGGCGGCCGAATCGGGCCGTGGCGAGCACCGCGCCGAGGCCCAGGAGCCCGACGGCGAGCGCGGCGGCCGTCCCGCCGTCGGCTCCGGTCGCGGCGAGGCAGGTCGTTCCCGGCGGACACGGCGTCGGCCCGGGCGTGGGGCCGGGCGTCGGGGTCGGAGTTGGCGGCGGGATCACCGTCAGCCGCATCGGCTCCCCGACCACGGTGTCGAAGAGCACGCTCGCGGCGACGGCGCGCACGAGCAGGCCGTCGTTCGCGAGCGTGCCGTCGACGGCCAACGACTCGCCCGATGCATCCGGCACGTCGATCCACGTGGTGCCGCCGTCGCTGCTCGACTGCCAGGTGAACTGCTGCCAGAATCCGGCCGCGGTCGCGGTGAAGGTCGCCTGCGCCCCCTCGTCGACGGTGAGGTCGCCGCCACCGGTGATCACCGGCTTCGAGAACACGAGCAGTTCGTCGGTGCCGCCGCTCGTCGCGTAGAGGCGATCCGCGTCGGTGCCGGTCGCGCTGTACGCGTCGACCGACTCGACGTTCGCACCGATGTCGACCCGTCCCGCGACCGGTGCGCCGGTCGCGTAGTCGACCGCGATGATGCCGCCGGTGAGGCACGCGACGTAGACGCGATCGCCGTTGGGCGTCGCGTCGAGCAGGCGCGGTCCGCAGTCGACGGGTTGGGTGCTCGCGGGGTCGGCCGAGCCGGGCGTGAACGCCGAGATCGACGTCGGCGAACCGGAGTTCGAGGTGAGCACGCGGTCGACGCCTTCGACGTACGCGGAGTCCCACGGGAGGTCGCCGGTCGGCGTGAGCGCGCCGAGCGAGAGCGAGCCGTCGCCGGCGACCTCGACGGTCTGGACGCCGCCGGCCGGGGCCGGCGCGAACGACGTGAAGTACGCCTGCGTGCCGTCCGTGCGCACCGAGACGCCGCGCGACCCGTTGGGGACGTCGACCGTGCGCGGCGCGGCCGACGGATCCGCGGTCGAGAACTGGTACTGCGGGTTGAAGAGCGTCGCCGCGTAGATGTATGCGCCGGCCGGGTCGACCTCGAGGTCGACGAACCCGCCGCCTGCGGTGATCACGGTCGGCGTGGGGGAACCGCCCGCCGCGAGGTCGGCGGTCGGATACACGAGGATCTGCCCGGGGTTGTAGAAGGCCACCCACACCTGCGAGCCGTCGGCCGAGACCTGTACCGACGTGGGGTTGAAGTCGGCGCCGGCGCCGAACGTCACCGCGCCGAGCTCCGCGTAGGTCTCGGCGTCGTACACGCGAAGGTCGGCCACGCCGCCGTCGCCGCGCGAGATGACGAACACCTCGGCGCCGTCGGGTGTCGCGTCGACGTCGATCGGGTATCGCCCCGACGGCACGGCGTCGTAGGTCATCGCCGGGTCGGCGACGGCAGGAGCTGCGCCGGCCACGCCCATGGCCACCGCCGCAGCGAGCGTCAGGGCGGCGAGCGCGGCGGGGCGCCGACGGCGCTCTCGGCGCTGCCGGTCGACCGTTCGGGAGCGAGCGGAACCGAGCATCCGTCGAGTCTGTCAGGTCGGTCGCGCGAGCACCAGCGGGTCAGGCGTCGGCGGCCCGCGGCGGGTTGTGCATGAACTCGATGCGGATGCCGCTGTCGTCCTCGACGAACGACGCGTAGTAGCGGTCGTTGAATCGCGGGAAGATCCGGGGGTCGCGCACGGCGGTCCAGCCCGCATCCATCGCGATCGCGTGCAGACGGTCGACCTCGTCGCGCGAGTCGACCGCGAACGCGAGGTGCTGCCAACCCACCCGACCGTGCACGTGCGGCCCGCCTTCTGGCTCCCGCACGGGGAAGAGGATCAGCTCGGTCGTGTCATCGTCCTTGAACCAGGCGACGGACGACTCCGCGTCGGTCCGCTCGAAGCCGAGCGCCTGCATGATCGGGTCGAACTGCGCGATGCCGCGCGACAGGTCGACCACGGAGATGCCGAGATGATCGAAGACAGCCATCGGACCAGTCTGTCGGAGGGCCGCGGGCGGGGCCAGCTGGAGTAGCCTTCCGGCAGATCGACGACGATCGACCGCACCACGAGCGGCCCGCGTCGACGGATGCCTCGACCGGGGGCATCCGTCACCCCGCGTTCACCCGACGGAATGAGACTGCCGACATGACCGACCCGAACGGCTCCCCCGCAGACCCGAGCGGCCAGCCGCGCAACTTCCCGCCCGCGCCGTTCACGCCGGCCGACGGCGCGGCCGCGACGATCGGCGTCGCGACCTCGCAGGTCGATGCCGTGCAGGAGGCCGGGGCCCGGAAGGGGCGCATCCTCGCCTGGGGCCTGTGGGACTGGGGGTCGGCGTCGTTCAACGCGGTCGTCACGACGTTCGTGTTCACGGTCTACCTCACGAGCGAGTCGTTCGGGGCGAGCGGCACGGTCGAGGCGCAGCTCGGTTGGGCGCTCGCGATCGCGGGCCTGCTGATCGCCCTGCTCGCCCCGGTCACCGGCCAGCGTTCCGACACGAGCGGACGCCGCAAGTTCTGGCTCGCGGTCAACACGTACATCGTCGTCGCGATCACCCTCGCCATGTTCTTCGTGCAGCCCGACCCCTCGTACCTGCTGCTCGGGCTGGTGCTCGTGGCCGCGGGCAACGTGTTCTTCGAGTTCGCCGGCGTCAACTACAACGCGATGCTCGTGCAGGTCTCGACCCCGCGATCCATCGGCAAGGTGTCGGGCTTCGGCTGGGGCATGGGCTACGTCGGCGGCATCGTGCTGCTGCTCGTCGTGTACTTCGGCTTCATCCAGCCCGAGGTGGGGTTGTTCGGCGTGACCGGCGACGGCGGGCTGGACGTGCGCGTCGCGATGATCGTCTCGGCGCTCTGGTTCGCGATCTTCGCCCTGCCCGTCTTCTTCGCGGTGCCCGAGTTCCGACCGCCCGCTTCCGTCGCGCGCGAGAAGGTCGGCTTCTTCGCGTCGTACGCGCGACTCGGTCGGGACATCGCACGTCTCTGGCGCGAGGAGCGCAACACGGTGTGGTTCCTGCTGGCGAGCGCCGTGTTCCGCGACGGGCTCGCGGGCGTCTTCACGTTCGGCGGCGTGCTCGCGGCATCCGTCTTCGGGTTCTCGCCCGGCGAGGTGATCGTGTTCGCGATCGCCGCGAACGTCGTCGCCGGCATCTCGACGATCGCGGTCGGCGTGCTCGACGACCGGCTGGGCGCGAAGCCGGTCATCATGGCCGCCCTCATCGGACTGGTCGTCAGCGGCACGCTGGTGTTCGTGCTGCACGACGGCGGGCAGATCGTGTTCTGGACGGCGGGCCTGGCGCTCTGCCTCTTCGTCGGCCCGGCGCAGTCCGCGAGCCGGTCGTTCCTCGCCCGGCTCATCCCGGCCGGGCGCGAGGGCGAGGTGTTCGGGCTGTACGCGACCACGGGTCGCGCGGTCAGCTTCCTCGCGCCGACCGCATTCGCGCTGTTCGTCACGATCGGCGGCGCGGCATACTTCGGGATCCTCGGGATCGTGCTCGTGCTCGCGCTCGGTCTCGCGCTGCTGATCCCGGTCAGGGCCACTCGCCAGAGCGCCCGCTGATCCACGGGGTATCATATGTGAAACACGCGTTCATATATGAAAGTGGGCGAGATGGACCAGCACGACGGACTCGCAGACCAGGGTGCGGCGCGCATCCGATGGATCCGCTCGAGGATGCCGCTCCTCGCCGAGGTGCGTCCGGAGTTCGCGCAGCGGCGCCCGTTCGACGGGCTGCGGATCGGCATGTCGCTGCACCTCGAGCCCAAGACGGCCGTGCTGCTGGAGACCCTCGAGGCGGGCGGCGCCGAGATCGTCGCGACCGGCAACCACGGCTCGACGCAGGACGACGTGGTCGCGCACCTGCGCCGGCTCGGCATGCGGGTGCTCGGTTCACGTGACGACTCGCTCGACCAGCACGCCGCCAACGTGGCCGCCGTCGGCGACTCCAGGCCCGACCTCCTCCTCGACAACGGCGCCGACCTCGCGGCGCGCGTCGTGGAAACGGGCTTGGCGGCATCCGTCCGCGGCGGCACCGAGGAGACCACGAGCGGCGGCATCCGGCTTCGCGACGAGCTGGCCGGTCGGGTGCCGTTCCCGACGATCGTCATCAACGACAGCCTGCTGAAGGCGATCGGCGAGAACCGCCACGGCGTCGGCCAGTCCGTCGTCGAGAGCCTCATGCGCATCACCAACCTGATGATCCCCGGCCGCCGGTTCGTCGTCGCGGGCTACGGCTGGTGCGGGCGGGGCATCGCCCAGTACCTGCGCGCCTTCGGCGGCCGCGTCGCCGTCGCCGAGATCGACGAGCTCAAGGCGTTCGAGGCGGCCCTCGACGGATACCGCGTCGCCGAGCTGCGCGACCTCGCCGAGTGGGGCGAGATCTTCATCACGGCGACGGGGCGGCCGGGCATCATCACCGACGAGATCGTCGATCGGATGCCGGACGGCGCGGTCCTGGCGAACGCCGGGCACTTCCCGTGGGAGATCGACGTGGCGTCCCTCGTCGCGCGCTCGACGGCCGTCACCGAGGTCGACGCCGCGATCGAGCGGGTCGACCTCCCCGACGGTCGCCACGTCGTGCTGCTCGCCGGCGGGCGCATGGTCAACCTCGCCGGTCCCGGACCGAAGGGCAACTCGCTGGAGGCGATGGACCTCGGGTTCCTGCTGCAGACCCTGTCGCTCGAACGCGTCGCGACCGCACCCGAGACCCTCGCGCCGGGCGCGCAGCCCGTGCCCGACGACCTCGAGCGGGAGATCGCCCGCCGCTTCGTCCGCGCGCTGGGCGCCGACCGGTGACGTCCGGATCCGGGCGCTCGCGGACCGACGGGGTTCCGGCCCGCCCCCCGGCCACCGCCGCTGCAGCCTCTGCCGCCGAATACGCGGCGCCCGCCCTCGACAAGGCCCTCGACATCCTCGAACTGCTCGCCGAGGCGCCCGAGGCGATGACGCAGACCGAGATCGCGCAGCGCGTCGGTCGCAGCGTCAGCCAGATCTACCGAGTGCTCGCCACGCTCGAGCGCCGCGGATACCTCACCCGCGAAGCCGGGTCGGGCGGATACCTCCTGAGCATGGCCCTCTTCGACCTGGCGCACCGGCACCCGCCGCTGCGCGGGCTCGTGCGGCTCGCGTCCGGGCCGATGCGCGCACTCGCCGACCGGGTGCGGCAGTCGTGCAACCTCGGCGTCGACGACGCGGGCGAGGTCCGCGTCGTCGCGCAGGCCGAGTCGCCCGCGGACTTCGGCTACCACGTGCGCGTCGGCGCCCGCTTCCCGCTCGACGCCTCGGCGACCGGCGCCGTGCTCGCCGGCCTGGGCCTCGACGACGCCGAGCGCGCGCAGCTCGCCGAGGGCTGGCTCGCCCGCCCCGACGCGGTGCAGGCCGGCGTGACGGATGTCGCGGTGGCCGTCGCCGACCGTACCGGTCGCACGGTCGCGGCGCTCACCGTGCCGTACGTCGCCACGTCGTACAGCGCCGTCGCCCTGGACGAGGTCGTGGCCGCGGCGCGGGAGACCGCCACGGAGATCGGGCGCCGCCTGGGCGGCGGCGCGGGCACAATAGGGGCATGACGACCCCCGCGCTCCTCGCGATCTCGCACGGCACCGCGTCGCTGGCCGGGCAGGATGCGGTGCGCCGGCTGGTCGACGCGGTCGCGGAGCGACTGCCCGACGTGACCGTGCGGCTCGGGCACGTCGACGTGCAGCAACCCGACGTCGAGGCGTCTCTCGCGGCGCTGCCGGCCGGCATGCCCGTCATCGTCGTACCGCTGCTGCTCTCGGCGGGCTACCACGTGCACGTCGACCTCACCGAGTCGACGGCCGGGCTCCCGGGCGTCCAGCTCGCCGGGGCGTTGGGCCCCGACCCGAGGCTCGCCCGAGTGCTCGCGCGCCGCATCGGCGAGCTCGACGCGCTGGGCGCGGACGTGAACGGCCCGCACGCCACCGATGCACTGGTGCTCGCCGTCGCCGGTTCGAGCGACGACCGCGCGAACGACGACTGCCGCCGCGAGGCGTCGATGCTGGCCGAACAGCTCGGCCGCCCGGTCGTCACCGGGTTCCTCGCCGCGGCAGAGCCGCGCCTCCACGACGCCGTCGCGGCCGCGCGCGGCTACGGCGGCGCAGGCGCCAGGCGGGTCGTCGTCTCGAGCTATCTGCTGGCGCCCGGGTACTTCCAGGACCTCGCCGCGAAGGGCGGCGGCGACCTCATCACGAAGCCGCTGCTCGACGCCGACGACCCGGCGCCCGAGCTCGTCGACCTCGTCGTGGACCGCTACCTGCAGTGCCTCGACGCACCCGTCGCGTCAACACTGTGACGAAGATCTCCCCTGTGTGACACCGTGTGACCCGACGTGTCGGCCTGCGTCGGGGCCGGGATGACGCCCCGGCACACCTCGCCTAGCTTCGGGGCATGACGATCAGCGAGACGACCGCGCGGCCCGGGGCATCCGCCCGGCCCGAAGGACGCGTGCGCGCGCCGCGGCCGTCCTCGAAGCCCAACGGGCAGTGGAAGGTCGACGGCACCGAACCGCTCAACGCGAACGAGGAGTGGAAGCAGCAGGACGGCGGACTGTCGGTGCGCGAGCGCATCGAGCAGACGTACGCCGCGGGCGGCTTCGCCTCGATCGATCCGA from Agromyces sp. LHK192 includes these protein-coding regions:
- a CDS encoding SulP family inorganic anion transporter, with protein sequence MTGGGGPRGRPARSRWGRPTGRDAVAGFMTGLFSIPEGMAYASIGGFAAPLGLWSGVVPTIVGSLFARTVLMVTTLTSAIALSSQSVLAAAGLDPGDLGAVATLTVLVGVVMLVLGLLRLGSVMAFVSTAVMTGFTVGIALQIIAGVVKDATGYAPEHANTLGKIIEAIAHLAEWDWTAVLVTAITIAVWLVFHAVRWTRALATLIALLLVTVGAAVLRIDVERVSDIAAVPRSLPPFTLPDPSAIPALAGGAVAIALVALAQAAGIGSTVRNPDGSRPDASKDFTAQGLANVAGGLFGALPTGGSLSRTGVAQSAGAQSRWAGVFAGVWLAVIVLIVGPWVGEIPMAVIGGLLFVIGGELIVGRIRDIRVVARTSWLSAAVMVITFAATTAMPLQYAIFLGAGLSILVTAVAVSSTGRIIEFARRDDGSWDLRDAPTVLESGRTTVLAYTGAGLFSEVNRLADQWPDASEAHDAAIVFVLRGWVGVPSATFMRGLDEQVGALRERDIAVVLAGVPERLRDALLRNHDLRELGEHNVLAATPVLLESLDRAYAEAERVRALPGPPPAPGEPRD
- a CDS encoding VOC family protein, giving the protein MAITFENVGIAVRDLDATIAFFTDLGLEVVGRDTVSGDWAETAVGLDGNHARIAMLQTPAGGGRLELFEYLHPEAIETEPTLPNEIGMHRVAFSVDDLDAALAIAAKHGCHPLRGVANYQDVYLLTYVRGPSGILVMLAQDLTKGAQASADPA
- a CDS encoding serine protein kinase RIO, with the translated sequence MNFLSSLDESIDDPIDRAHRTSAGLFNPAPLAFDEVEPGDDQRWSTWPATIPSERGPDPRPDWVVTSAGAIDTELGVVKSGKEADVHLIERAVPGSPASGRGAVGQRVLLAAKRYRGSEHSDFHRAAIYTEGRGTRRSRDARAVKTGTTFGRQVARVQWANAEFAALSRLTELGASVPYPVQVHETEVLMEFVGDGRTAAPRLAQVRADAAELHDLFQQLVGFLRILARAGLVHGDLSPYNVLVHEGRVVVIDLPQVIDLVANPSGFDLLHRDCVNLCTWFTRQRLECDPEELFGELMAETWS
- a CDS encoding VOC family protein → MAVFDHLGISVVDLSRGIAQFDPIMQALGFERTDAESSVAWFKDDDTTELILFPVREPEGGPHVHGRVGWQHLAFAVDSRDEVDRLHAIAMDAGWTAVRDPRIFPRFNDRYYASFVEDDSGIRIEFMHNPPRAADA
- a CDS encoding MFS transporter, giving the protein MTDPNGSPADPSGQPRNFPPAPFTPADGAAATIGVATSQVDAVQEAGARKGRILAWGLWDWGSASFNAVVTTFVFTVYLTSESFGASGTVEAQLGWALAIAGLLIALLAPVTGQRSDTSGRRKFWLAVNTYIVVAITLAMFFVQPDPSYLLLGLVLVAAGNVFFEFAGVNYNAMLVQVSTPRSIGKVSGFGWGMGYVGGIVLLLVVYFGFIQPEVGLFGVTGDGGLDVRVAMIVSALWFAIFALPVFFAVPEFRPPASVAREKVGFFASYARLGRDIARLWREERNTVWFLLASAVFRDGLAGVFTFGGVLAASVFGFSPGEVIVFAIAANVVAGISTIAVGVLDDRLGAKPVIMAALIGLVVSGTLVFVLHDGGQIVFWTAGLALCLFVGPAQSASRSFLARLIPAGREGEVFGLYATTGRAVSFLAPTAFALFVTIGGAAYFGILGIVLVLALGLALLIPVRATRQSAR
- a CDS encoding adenosylhomocysteinase, coding for MDQHDGLADQGAARIRWIRSRMPLLAEVRPEFAQRRPFDGLRIGMSLHLEPKTAVLLETLEAGGAEIVATGNHGSTQDDVVAHLRRLGMRVLGSRDDSLDQHAANVAAVGDSRPDLLLDNGADLAARVVETGLAASVRGGTEETTSGGIRLRDELAGRVPFPTIVINDSLLKAIGENRHGVGQSVVESLMRITNLMIPGRRFVVAGYGWCGRGIAQYLRAFGGRVAVAEIDELKAFEAALDGYRVAELRDLAEWGEIFITATGRPGIITDEIVDRMPDGAVLANAGHFPWEIDVASLVARSTAVTEVDAAIERVDLPDGRHVVLLAGGRMVNLAGPGPKGNSLEAMDLGFLLQTLSLERVATAPETLAPGAQPVPDDLEREIARRFVRALGADR
- a CDS encoding IclR family transcriptional regulator, with the translated sequence MTSGSGRSRTDGVPARPPATAAAASAAEYAAPALDKALDILELLAEAPEAMTQTEIAQRVGRSVSQIYRVLATLERRGYLTREAGSGGYLLSMALFDLAHRHPPLRGLVRLASGPMRALADRVRQSCNLGVDDAGEVRVVAQAESPADFGYHVRVGARFPLDASATGAVLAGLGLDDAERAQLAEGWLARPDAVQAGVTDVAVAVADRTGRTVAALTVPYVATSYSAVALDEVVAAARETATEIGRRLGGGAGTIGA
- a CDS encoding sirohydrochlorin chelatase, producing MTTPALLAISHGTASLAGQDAVRRLVDAVAERLPDVTVRLGHVDVQQPDVEASLAALPAGMPVIVVPLLLSAGYHVHVDLTESTAGLPGVQLAGALGPDPRLARVLARRIGELDALGADVNGPHATDALVLAVAGSSDDRANDDCRREASMLAEQLGRPVVTGFLAAAEPRLHDAVAAARGYGGAGARRVVVSSYLLAPGYFQDLAAKGGGDLITKPLLDADDPAPELVDLVVDRYLQCLDAPVASTL